In Micromonospora sp. WMMA1363, a genomic segment contains:
- a CDS encoding cation diffusion facilitator family transporter — MSANGGTKAIVAALLANVGIAVTKFIAFLLTGSSSMLAESIHSAADSGNQGLLLLGGKRARRAATPQHPFGYGRERYVYAFIVSIVLFTVGGLFALYEAWHKFSDPHPIENWQWVPVAVLVIAIIMESFSFRTAIKESNLVRGNQSWVRFVRRAKAPELPVVLLEDLGALVGLVFALFGVGMTLITGNGRWDAVGTAMIGVLLVTIAIVLAVETKSLLLGEGAEAHDVTAIEKAITDGPEVERIIHMKTLYLGPEELMVAAKIGVPPCDSAADLARGINNVEARIRAAVSTARVIYLEPDIYRSAADRAGAGSAPEPLVTGPGEVAGRSGG; from the coding sequence GTGAGCGCCAACGGTGGAACGAAGGCGATCGTCGCCGCGCTGCTGGCCAATGTCGGCATCGCCGTCACCAAGTTCATCGCGTTCCTGCTGACCGGCTCGTCGTCGATGCTGGCCGAGTCGATCCACTCGGCTGCGGACTCCGGCAACCAGGGGCTGCTGCTGCTCGGTGGCAAGCGGGCCAGGCGTGCGGCCACCCCCCAGCACCCCTTCGGGTATGGGCGGGAGCGATACGTCTACGCGTTCATCGTGTCCATCGTGCTGTTCACCGTGGGTGGCCTCTTCGCCCTCTACGAGGCGTGGCACAAGTTCTCCGACCCGCACCCGATCGAGAACTGGCAGTGGGTGCCGGTCGCCGTCCTGGTGATCGCCATCATCATGGAGTCGTTCTCCTTCCGCACCGCGATCAAGGAGTCGAATCTCGTCCGGGGTAACCAGTCCTGGGTCCGCTTTGTTCGCCGCGCCAAGGCGCCGGAGTTGCCCGTGGTGCTGCTGGAGGACCTCGGCGCGCTGGTCGGTCTGGTCTTCGCCCTGTTCGGTGTCGGTATGACGCTGATCACCGGCAACGGCCGCTGGGACGCGGTGGGCACGGCGATGATCGGCGTGCTGCTGGTGACCATCGCGATCGTCCTCGCCGTCGAAACCAAGAGCTTGCTGCTCGGTGAGGGCGCCGAGGCGCACGACGTGACCGCGATCGAGAAGGCGATCACCGATGGCCCCGAGGTCGAGCGGATCATCCACATGAAGACGCTCTATCTCGGCCCGGAGGAGTTGATGGTGGCGGCGAAGATCGGTGTGCCGCCCTGTGACAGCGCCGCGGACCTGGCTCGCGGCATCAACAACGTGGAGGCTCGGATCCGCGCTGCGGTGTCCACCGCCCGGGTCATCTATCTGGAGCCGGACATCTACCGCTCCGCCGCTGACCGGGCCGGTGCCGGCAGCGCCCCGGAGCCCCTCGTCACTGGGCCCGGGGAAGTCGCCGGGCGATCCGGAGGCTGA
- the manA gene encoding mannose-6-phosphate isomerase, class I, with protein MELLHGPIRNYAWGSRSAIASLQGRPVPSDVPEAELWLGAHPGAPATVDRDGDHVSLVDLLLAEPGHWLGEQVVDRFGTRLPFLLKVLAADAPLSLQVHPDSDQARAGHAADAARPEAQRNYVDPHHKPELLVALSPMEALCGFRDPVVSAEVLAAFGVPSLEPVLAALRAGPAGLSDAVRLLLTWPAAERHALVAAVASANVGGLDAELARELAAGYPGDPGVLVAMLLNRVRIAPGEAIWMPAGNLHAYLRGMGVEIMAASDNVLRGGLTPKRVDVDELLRVLRFEVLHDPVVRARTIAPGVVCWPVPVDDFALHLVRVGAERPEVTLPLEGPRVVLCGAGGLAVDDGTGKVVLGPGQAAVGPAAAGDLHLSGTGEAYVASCGLL; from the coding sequence GTGGAGCTGTTGCACGGGCCGATCCGTAACTACGCCTGGGGGTCCCGCTCGGCGATTGCCTCCCTGCAGGGGCGTCCGGTCCCGAGCGACGTTCCGGAGGCGGAGCTGTGGTTGGGCGCCCACCCTGGCGCGCCGGCCACGGTGGATCGCGACGGTGACCACGTCAGTCTGGTCGACCTGCTGCTCGCCGAGCCGGGGCACTGGCTCGGCGAGCAGGTGGTCGACCGATTCGGCACCCGGTTGCCGTTTCTGCTCAAGGTCCTGGCCGCCGACGCCCCGTTGAGCCTTCAGGTCCACCCAGATTCGGACCAGGCCCGCGCCGGGCACGCCGCCGACGCGGCGCGTCCCGAGGCGCAGCGCAACTACGTCGACCCGCACCACAAGCCGGAGCTGCTGGTGGCGCTGTCGCCGATGGAGGCGCTCTGCGGGTTCCGGGATCCGGTGGTGTCGGCGGAGGTGCTCGCCGCGTTCGGCGTACCGTCGCTGGAGCCGGTGTTGGCCGCGTTGCGTGCCGGGCCGGCCGGCCTGTCGGACGCGGTACGCCTGCTACTGACCTGGCCCGCCGCGGAGCGGCACGCGCTGGTGGCAGCTGTGGCGTCGGCAAATGTGGGCGGCCTGGACGCCGAGCTGGCGCGGGAGCTGGCAGCCGGCTATCCGGGAGATCCCGGTGTGCTGGTGGCGATGCTGCTCAACCGGGTGCGGATCGCGCCGGGAGAGGCGATCTGGATGCCGGCTGGCAACCTGCATGCCTACTTGCGTGGCATGGGCGTGGAGATCATGGCGGCGAGCGACAACGTGCTGCGCGGCGGCCTGACCCCGAAGCGGGTGGACGTCGACGAGCTGCTCCGGGTGCTGCGCTTCGAGGTGCTGCACGACCCGGTGGTGCGCGCCAGGACGATCGCTCCGGGAGTCGTGTGCTGGCCGGTGCCGGTGGACGACTTCGCGCTGCATCTGGTCCGGGTCGGCGCGGAGCGTCCCGAGGTGACGTTGCCACTGGAAGGGCCCCGGGTGGTGCTCTGCGGCGCCGGTGGCCTCGCTGTGGATGACGGCACCGGCAAGGTGGTGCTCGGGCCGGGACAGGCCGCGGTGGGCCCGGCCGCGGCCGGTGACCTACACCTCTCGGGTACGGGCGAGGCGTACGTCGCGAGCTGCGGACTGCTGTGA
- the ahcY gene encoding adenosylhomocysteinase produces the protein MTSTLPASASGTPRPSTLAEGDYKVADLSLAEFGRKEIRLAEHEMPGLMAIRREFAQAQPLAGARISGSLHMTVQTAVLIETLVALGAQVRWASCNIFSTQDHAAAAVVVGPEGTLEAPAGVPVYAWKGETLEEYWWCTEQALAWPDGQGPNMILDDGGDATLLVHKGVEFERAGAVPPVESADSEEYAVVLGLLRDSVQRDGQRWSRIADGVRGVTEETTTGVHRLYEMHRAGTLLFPAINVNDSVTKSKFDNRYGCRHSLIDGINRATDTLIGGKMAVVLGYGDVGKGCAESLRGQGARVVVTEVDPICALQAAMDGYQVATLDDVVGDADIFVTATGCFDVITNEHMARMKHQAIVGNIGHFDNEIDMAGLARRSDVVRENIKPQVDLWRFDDGHAIIVLSEGRLLNLGNATGHPSFVMSNSFANQTIAQIELFTKTDQYPVGVHVLPKHLDEKVARLHLGALGARLTTLTKEQADYLGVPQEGPFKPDHYRY, from the coding sequence ATGACCAGCACCCTTCCGGCGTCCGCCAGTGGAACGCCCCGGCCGAGCACCCTCGCCGAGGGCGACTACAAGGTGGCGGATCTGTCGCTTGCTGAGTTTGGGCGTAAGGAGATCCGGCTTGCCGAGCATGAAATGCCGGGTTTGATGGCGATTCGTCGTGAGTTCGCGCAGGCGCAGCCGTTGGCGGGTGCGCGGATTTCGGGGTCGTTGCATATGACGGTGCAGACGGCTGTGTTGATTGAGACCTTGGTGGCGCTTGGTGCTCAGGTGCGGTGGGCGTCGTGCAACATCTTCTCTACCCAGGACCATGCGGCGGCGGCGGTTGTGGTGGGCCCGGAGGGCACGCTGGAGGCGCCGGCGGGTGTGCCGGTGTACGCGTGGAAGGGTGAGACGCTCGAGGAGTACTGGTGGTGCACTGAGCAGGCGCTGGCGTGGCCGGACGGGCAGGGTCCGAACATGATCCTCGATGACGGTGGGGATGCGACCCTGTTGGTGCACAAGGGTGTCGAGTTCGAGCGGGCGGGGGCTGTTCCGCCGGTGGAGTCGGCGGACTCGGAAGAGTATGCGGTTGTTCTCGGTCTGTTGCGTGACTCGGTGCAGCGGGACGGGCAGCGGTGGTCCCGGATCGCGGATGGTGTGCGGGGTGTGACGGAGGAGACCACCACCGGGGTGCATCGGCTGTATGAGATGCATCGTGCGGGCACGTTGCTGTTTCCGGCGATCAATGTGAATGATTCGGTGACGAAGAGCAAGTTCGATAACCGGTATGGTTGTCGGCATTCGTTGATCGATGGGATCAACCGGGCGACGGATACGTTGATCGGAGGGAAGATGGCTGTCGTCCTCGGTTATGGGGACGTCGGCAAGGGGTGCGCGGAGTCGTTGCGCGGGCAGGGCGCTCGGGTGGTGGTGACCGAGGTTGATCCGATCTGTGCGTTGCAGGCGGCGATGGATGGTTACCAGGTTGCCACATTGGACGATGTGGTCGGGGATGCGGACATCTTCGTGACAGCGACCGGTTGTTTCGATGTGATCACCAATGAGCACATGGCGCGGATGAAGCATCAGGCGATCGTCGGCAATATCGGGCATTTCGATAATGAGATCGATATGGCTGGGTTGGCGCGGCGGTCGGATGTGGTCCGGGAGAACATCAAACCGCAGGTTGATTTGTGGCGGTTCGATGATGGACACGCGATCATCGTGTTGTCCGAGGGTCGGTTGTTGAATCTGGGTAACGCGACCGGGCATCCGAGTTTCGTGATGTCCAATAGTTTCGCGAACCAGACGATCGCGCAGATCGAGTTGTTCACCAAGACTGACCAGTATCCGGTCGGGGTGCACGTGTTGCCCAAGCATCTGGACGAGAAGGTCGCCCGGCTGCACCTGGGTGCGCTCGGCGCGAGGTTGACCACGCTGACCAAGGAGCAGGCGGACTACCTGGGTGTGCCGCAGGAGGGCCCGTTCAAGCCCGATCACTACCGCTACTGA
- the mtrA gene encoding MtrAB system response regulator MtrA, translating to MRARVLVVDDDPALAEMLGIVLRSEGFLPSFVADGERALAAFRENRPDIVLLDLMLPGMSGIDVARSIRAESGVPIVMLTAKSDTVDVVLGLESGADDYVVKPFKPKELVARMRARLRRGEDVAPELLTIGPPDNEITIDVPAHTVSRNGEEVKLTPLEFDLLVALARKPRQVFTREVLLEQVWGYRHAADTRLVNVHVQRLRAKIEPDPERPEIILTVRGVGYKAGTG from the coding sequence ATGAGAGCCCGGGTGCTGGTGGTCGACGACGACCCCGCGCTCGCCGAGATGCTTGGCATCGTCCTGCGTAGCGAGGGCTTCCTGCCCTCGTTCGTGGCCGACGGGGAGCGCGCCCTGGCCGCGTTCCGTGAGAACCGGCCGGACATCGTCCTGCTCGACCTCATGCTGCCCGGCATGAGCGGCATCGACGTGGCACGGTCCATCCGGGCCGAGTCCGGCGTGCCGATCGTCATGCTGACCGCCAAGAGTGACACGGTCGACGTCGTCCTGGGTCTGGAGTCCGGGGCCGACGACTACGTGGTCAAGCCGTTCAAGCCGAAGGAACTGGTCGCCCGGATGCGGGCCCGGCTGCGCCGGGGCGAGGACGTGGCACCCGAGCTACTCACCATCGGGCCGCCCGACAATGAGATCACCATCGACGTCCCGGCGCACACCGTCAGCCGCAACGGCGAGGAGGTGAAACTCACGCCGCTCGAGTTCGACCTGCTGGTCGCACTCGCCCGCAAGCCACGCCAGGTCTTCACCCGGGAGGTGCTGCTCGAGCAGGTCTGGGGCTACCGGCACGCTGCCGACACACGGTTGGTCAACGTGCACGTGCAGCGGCTGCGGGCAAAGATCGAGCCGGATCCGGAGCGACCGGAAATCATCCTCACCGTGCGGGGCGTGGGCTACAAGGCGGGCACCGGATAG
- the mtrB gene encoding MtrAB system histidine kinase MtrB, translating to MSGRGAWLLAGLHQTWRRSLQVRVVTITLLASSLLVGGFAYLIADKITNILLENAEADVDARLKGGAAYARKQLGLYKQPQEAQFQETVDGTVNYLAGGDPQQTTGVVIALTADNFSGIIQQRTSPAVDNLGSVVSPELRTTVAGGDVASQIRTGRLGEERTKYLVYGSPVPTQFGQVELYYLVPLTRQDATAADARATVVATGVALVLLLGLLAALVTRLVVTPVRVAARTAQRLSAGLLDQRMVVNGEDDLALLAASFNQMATNLQRQILRLEEMSRLQRRFTSDVSHELRTPLTTVRMAADLIFAERDEFDPTVARSAELLQAELDRFEELLTDLLEISRFDAGFAALDAEPTDLVPVVHRVAERLAGLAERVGVEMELDLPGAPVIAEVDPRRVERVLRNLVGNAVEHGEGKPVRIMLGVDDTAVAVTVRDHGVGLKPGEEKLVFNRFWRADPSRARQTGGTGLGLSISLEDARLHGGWLEAWGAPGQGAQFRLTLPARAGDRLTTSPLRLVPADATLPFGGPRDGGLLAIGPGTAGALAVGPASAGDRAEARP from the coding sequence TTGAGTGGTCGCGGCGCCTGGCTGCTGGCGGGGCTGCACCAGACCTGGCGTCGCTCGTTGCAGGTCCGTGTGGTGACCATCACACTGCTGGCGTCCAGCCTGCTGGTCGGGGGGTTCGCCTACCTGATCGCTGACAAGATCACCAATATCCTGCTGGAAAACGCCGAGGCCGACGTGGATGCCCGGCTGAAGGGCGGCGCGGCGTACGCGCGCAAGCAGCTCGGCCTGTACAAGCAGCCGCAGGAGGCGCAGTTCCAGGAGACCGTCGACGGAACGGTGAACTACCTGGCCGGGGGTGACCCGCAGCAAACCACCGGCGTGGTGATCGCCCTCACCGCCGACAACTTCAGCGGCATCATCCAGCAGCGGACCTCTCCGGCGGTCGACAACCTCGGCTCGGTGGTCAGCCCCGAACTGCGCACCACCGTCGCCGGGGGCGACGTCGCGAGCCAGATCCGCACCGGCCGGCTCGGCGAGGAGCGCACCAAGTACCTGGTCTACGGCTCACCGGTGCCGACCCAGTTCGGTCAGGTGGAGCTGTACTACCTCGTCCCGCTCACCCGGCAGGACGCCACCGCCGCCGACGCCCGGGCCACCGTGGTCGCCACCGGTGTCGCCCTCGTGCTGCTGCTCGGCCTGCTCGCCGCCCTGGTCACCCGGCTGGTGGTGACGCCGGTCCGGGTGGCCGCCCGGACGGCTCAGCGCCTCTCCGCCGGCCTGCTGGATCAGCGGATGGTGGTCAACGGGGAGGACGACCTCGCGCTGCTCGCCGCCTCCTTCAACCAGATGGCGACCAACCTGCAACGGCAGATTCTCCGCCTGGAGGAGATGTCCCGTCTGCAACGCCGCTTCACCTCGGACGTCTCGCACGAACTGCGGACGCCTCTGACGACGGTCCGGATGGCCGCCGACCTGATCTTCGCCGAGCGGGACGAGTTCGACCCGACGGTCGCCCGAAGCGCCGAGCTGCTCCAGGCCGAGCTGGACCGGTTCGAGGAACTGCTGACCGACCTGCTGGAGATCAGCCGCTTCGACGCCGGTTTCGCCGCGCTCGACGCCGAGCCGACCGACCTGGTGCCGGTGGTGCACCGGGTTGCCGAGCGGCTGGCTGGCCTCGCCGAGCGGGTCGGGGTGGAGATGGAGTTGGACCTGCCGGGCGCGCCGGTGATCGCCGAAGTCGACCCGCGACGCGTCGAGCGGGTGCTGCGCAATCTGGTCGGCAACGCGGTGGAGCACGGCGAGGGCAAACCAGTACGAATAATGCTCGGGGTGGATGACACCGCGGTGGCGGTCACCGTGCGAGACCACGGGGTGGGGCTGAAACCGGGCGAGGAGAAGCTGGTCTTCAACCGGTTCTGGCGGGCCGACCCGTCCCGAGCCCGGCAGACCGGCGGCACCGGGTTGGGCCTGTCGATCAGCCTGGAAGATGCCCGGCTGCACGGCGGTTGGCTGGAGGCATGGGGCGCGCCGGGCCAGGGGGCCCAGTTCCGTCTCACCCTGCCCGCCCGCGCCGGTGACCGGCTGACCACCTCGCCGCTGCGGCTGGTGCCCGCCGACGCCACGCTGCCGTTCGGCGGGCCACGCGACGGCGGTCTGCTCGCGATCGGACCGGGTACCGCGGGTGCGCTGGCAGTCGGCCCGGCATCGGCGGGGGACCGGGCGGAGGCGCGGCCGTGA
- a CDS encoding LpqB family beta-propeller domain-containing protein, translated as MSRRVATAGLLGALLLGPAGCGIPDHTEVRVERSGPAAEAGASIGRQVEPPLRTASDNPEEFVVNFLSAAAGEPDGAYDRVRQFIATADRSQLQAKRGSEVELTVVRLIKDPEVVTGQDESEVTLTVQQVGQLGADGVLKPPESSVTSYSFGLRPTFHEAGDETDWYVVDPPAILLLSVEALDLYYTPRTIYFWSTDRRRLVPDQRYLPRAVPADRRVSEVVRWLTGGPSDWLRRGVSPLPDRTQLINNATRTGDRWEVNLDMPGDDGSRLGQLGSQLAWSLPDFDGQLELKIRNQSRLVIDDLEQRRQSVRLYPIDDAPQRFCVYEGAVHALGDPGEANSPVAVPVVAGADTEVVSAGLSRSRQNILAALVVTGQNGRQHLSVGVGVGPVTVSARSSGAGFGSMGRPVWLRSADPQAPTGLVVADGELYHFDAQAQLSQVPLGVSGPVTAVATSLDGHRLAVVAGGALHVVAVNHDGGALTTGSARPLPTSLTKLTAVDWYGENRLVVAGSADQPAIYQVGVDGVEETPLLETTGAAVTHLSAYPASPTSESMHLGAVMYEANGVAFRGVPFERIQREQVQDVTPPPPGVRAGNPTAPFFLY; from the coding sequence GTGAGCCGGCGAGTTGCCACCGCCGGGCTGCTCGGTGCACTGCTGCTCGGGCCGGCGGGCTGCGGCATACCGGACCACACCGAGGTCCGTGTCGAGCGGTCCGGGCCGGCGGCCGAGGCCGGCGCCAGCATCGGCAGGCAGGTCGAGCCGCCGCTGCGGACGGCGAGCGACAACCCGGAGGAGTTCGTCGTCAACTTCCTGTCGGCGGCGGCCGGCGAGCCGGATGGGGCGTACGACCGGGTCCGCCAGTTCATCGCCACCGCCGACCGCTCCCAACTCCAGGCGAAGCGGGGCAGCGAGGTCGAGCTCACCGTGGTGCGGCTGATCAAAGACCCGGAGGTCGTCACCGGCCAGGACGAGTCCGAGGTCACGCTCACCGTGCAGCAGGTGGGGCAGTTGGGGGCCGACGGCGTCCTGAAGCCCCCGGAGTCGAGCGTGACGTCGTACAGTTTCGGCCTGCGACCGACCTTCCACGAGGCCGGCGACGAGACCGACTGGTACGTGGTCGACCCGCCGGCCATCCTCCTGCTCAGCGTCGAGGCGTTGGACCTTTACTACACACCGCGGACGATTTACTTCTGGAGCACCGACCGTCGTCGTCTGGTGCCCGACCAGCGCTACCTGCCGCGCGCGGTGCCGGCGGACCGCCGGGTCAGCGAAGTGGTGCGGTGGCTCACCGGTGGCCCCTCCGACTGGCTGCGTCGCGGCGTCAGTCCGCTGCCGGACCGCACCCAGCTGATCAACAACGCGACCCGGACGGGCGATCGCTGGGAGGTCAACCTGGACATGCCCGGGGACGACGGCAGCCGGCTGGGGCAACTGGGCAGCCAGCTCGCGTGGTCGTTGCCGGATTTCGACGGCCAGCTCGAGCTGAAGATCCGCAACCAGTCCCGGCTGGTCATCGACGACCTGGAGCAGCGCCGGCAGTCGGTCCGGCTCTACCCGATCGACGACGCCCCCCAGCGGTTCTGCGTCTACGAGGGGGCGGTCCACGCCCTGGGCGACCCCGGTGAGGCGAACAGCCCGGTGGCGGTGCCGGTGGTGGCGGGGGCGGACACCGAGGTGGTCTCGGCCGGGCTCAGCCGTTCCAGGCAGAACATCCTCGCTGCGCTGGTGGTGACCGGCCAGAACGGCCGACAGCACCTCTCCGTCGGCGTCGGTGTCGGCCCCGTGACGGTTTCCGCTCGCAGCAGCGGCGCGGGCTTCGGTTCGATGGGACGCCCGGTCTGGCTGCGCTCGGCCGACCCGCAGGCGCCGACCGGGCTGGTCGTCGCCGACGGCGAGCTTTACCACTTCGACGCCCAGGCACAGCTGAGCCAGGTGCCGCTGGGTGTGTCCGGGCCGGTGACCGCGGTGGCCACCTCCTTGGACGGGCACCGGCTCGCGGTCGTCGCGGGTGGTGCTTTGCACGTGGTGGCGGTCAACCACGACGGCGGTGCCCTCACCACCGGCTCGGCCCGCCCGCTGCCCACCTCGCTCACCAAGCTCACGGCCGTGGACTGGTACGGCGAGAACCGCCTGGTCGTGGCCGGTTCCGCGGACCAGCCTGCGATCTACCAGGTCGGCGTGGACGGCGTTGAGGAGACTCCGCTGCTGGAGACCACCGGTGCCGCGGTGACGCACCTGTCCGCGTACCCGGCCAGCCCGACGAGCGAGTCGATGCACCTGGGCGCCGTGATGTACGAGGCCAACGGTGTGGCGTTCCGGGGAGTCCCGTTCGAGCGGATCCAACGGGAGCAGGTCCAGGACGTCACTCCGCCGCCGCCCGGCGTGCGGGCCGGCAATCCGACCGCTCCCTTCTTCCTGTACTGA
- a CDS encoding phosphoribosyltransferase family protein, whose protein sequence is MLPVECAGCRERRPGLRHGVCPPCVAVLDGLLPRSVRPSPAPAGLPPCVALGPYAGTLREVLLAYKDHGRHGLARPLGALLAEAVAVAVGAVRPVLLVPVPDTAAAARARYGDHLSRLGRHCAARLRAAGWPVEVRRMLRALPRPDSVTLDSAGRALAAEAAFRPRRRRPPVAAGAAVVVLDDIVTTGSTLAAVSRTLRATGCSPTVAVVLAATGKRHPS, encoded by the coding sequence GTGCTGCCGGTGGAGTGCGCCGGCTGCCGGGAACGTCGGCCCGGGCTGCGGCACGGTGTGTGCCCTCCCTGCGTCGCCGTGCTCGACGGGCTGCTTCCCCGCTCGGTACGCCCCAGCCCCGCCCCGGCCGGACTGCCGCCGTGCGTCGCGCTCGGGCCGTACGCGGGGACGCTGCGGGAGGTGCTGCTTGCGTACAAGGACCACGGGCGGCATGGTCTGGCCCGGCCGCTTGGTGCGCTCCTCGCCGAGGCGGTCGCCGTGGCGGTCGGGGCGGTTCGCCCGGTCCTGTTGGTGCCGGTGCCGGATACCGCGGCGGCGGCCCGCGCACGGTACGGGGACCATCTGAGCCGGCTGGGCCGGCATTGTGCGGCACGGCTGCGCGCGGCCGGCTGGCCGGTGGAGGTGCGCCGGATGCTCCGGGCCCTGCCCCGGCCGGATTCGGTGACGTTGGACAGCGCGGGCCGGGCCTTGGCGGCGGAGGCGGCGTTCCGCCCACGTCGTCGGCGGCCGCCGGTTGCGGCGGGGGCGGCGGTGGTCGTACTCGACGACATCGTGACGACCGGCTCGACTCTCGCGGCGGTGAGCCGGACGCTGCGGGCTACCGGATGTTCACCGACGGTCGCGGTGGTGCTCGCCGCGACCGGAAAGCGCCATCCGTCGTAA
- the raiA gene encoding ribosome-associated translation inhibitor RaiA, with protein MDIVVKGRNVEVPDHYRVHVAEKLAKIERYDHKLIRVDVELFHERNPRQSDRCQRVEITCVSRGPVIRAEACTNDFYSALDAAIAKLDTRLRRAADRRRVHRGRHAPISVAAATAGLPVTDLVADPLAASANGSSAGTATAVAERVEEEHDDQPWHIAREKVHPAEPMTVDDALFQMELVGHDFYLFQDKESGRPSVVYRRHGYDYGIISLAI; from the coding sequence GTGGACATCGTGGTCAAGGGCCGGAATGTCGAAGTGCCGGACCATTACCGGGTGCACGTAGCGGAGAAACTCGCGAAGATCGAGCGCTACGACCATAAACTTATCCGTGTCGATGTCGAGCTGTTTCACGAGCGCAATCCGCGCCAGTCGGACCGTTGCCAGCGGGTGGAGATCACCTGCGTCTCCCGGGGCCCGGTGATCCGAGCCGAGGCCTGCACGAACGACTTCTACAGTGCGCTCGACGCGGCCATCGCCAAGCTCGACACCCGGCTGCGCCGGGCGGCCGACCGCCGCCGGGTCCACCGCGGGCGGCATGCGCCCATCTCCGTCGCGGCCGCCACCGCCGGTCTGCCGGTGACCGACCTCGTGGCGGACCCGCTCGCCGCGTCCGCGAACGGTTCCTCCGCCGGTACGGCCACCGCCGTCGCGGAACGCGTCGAGGAGGAGCACGACGACCAGCCCTGGCACATCGCCCGGGAGAAGGTACACCCCGCCGAGCCGATGACCGTCGATGACGCCCTGTTCCAGATGGAACTGGTCGGGCACGACTTCTACCTGTTCCAGGACAAGGAGTCCGGCCGGCCCAGCGTCGTCTACCGACGCCACGGCTACGACTACGGGATCATCTCGCTGGCCATCTGA
- a CDS encoding GNAT family N-acetyltransferase encodes MEPVEITEAGLLLRPWRATDADAVHQSCQDPDIQRWTTVPSPYHAEHARGFVTEHSARLWRHGTGAPFAVCDAGSGDLLGSCGLVSIDAAHGSGEIGYWTAPWARGHGVTVRAARAVARWAFDQLRLRRLVWRATVGNHASRLVALRTGFRVDGRLRRPGAADDWIGSLLPGEVPAVDDPGPAGPGTLAARRAAVFGRPQPTLFAAVEDGELRLRPLEERDVDGIVATCRDADTLRWTNVPDPYDRRAAEAYLGYSRDAWAAGTIGCFAIADVDDRFAGAVDLRLAVTDPLLASVGFMTSPHARGRGYMPAALAALTAWGFTTLGLARIEWRANVGNTASRRAAEKAGFTIEGTARGALNHRGARADAWVGALLAEDLV; translated from the coding sequence ATGGAGCCCGTCGAGATCACCGAGGCCGGTCTGTTGCTGCGCCCCTGGCGGGCCACCGACGCCGACGCGGTACACCAGTCCTGCCAGGACCCGGACATCCAGCGCTGGACCACCGTACCCAGCCCATACCACGCAGAACACGCGCGCGGTTTCGTCACCGAGCACTCCGCTCGGCTGTGGCGGCACGGCACCGGCGCCCCCTTCGCGGTCTGCGACGCAGGGTCCGGCGATCTGCTCGGCTCCTGTGGGCTGGTGTCGATCGACGCGGCGCACGGCTCCGGCGAGATCGGCTACTGGACCGCGCCCTGGGCACGTGGCCACGGCGTCACCGTCCGGGCCGCGCGGGCGGTGGCCCGCTGGGCGTTCGACCAGCTGAGACTGCGCCGACTGGTCTGGCGGGCGACGGTCGGCAACCATGCCTCCCGGCTGGTGGCGCTGCGGACCGGATTCCGGGTCGACGGGCGGCTGCGGCGGCCCGGTGCCGCCGACGACTGGATCGGCTCCCTGCTACCCGGCGAGGTCCCGGCAGTGGACGACCCGGGGCCGGCCGGCCCGGGCACGCTGGCGGCCCGCCGAGCCGCCGTCTTCGGCCGGCCGCAGCCCACCCTCTTCGCCGCCGTCGAAGACGGTGAGCTGCGGTTGCGCCCGCTGGAGGAACGAGACGTCGACGGCATCGTGGCTACCTGCCGGGACGCTGACACGTTGCGCTGGACCAATGTCCCGGATCCGTACGACCGGCGCGCCGCGGAGGCGTACCTGGGCTACTCGCGCGACGCCTGGGCGGCCGGCACCATCGGCTGCTTCGCGATCGCCGACGTGGACGACCGGTTCGCCGGAGCGGTCGACCTGAGGCTCGCGGTCACCGATCCACTCCTGGCCAGCGTCGGCTTCATGACCTCGCCGCACGCCCGCGGCCGGGGCTACATGCCGGCCGCGCTCGCCGCGCTGACCGCGTGGGGCTTCACCACCCTGGGCCTGGCCCGCATCGAGTGGCGGGCCAACGTCGGCAACACCGCCTCCCGACGGGCGGCCGAGAAGGCCGGTTTCACCATCGAGGGAACGGCCCGGGGCGCGCTGAACCACCGCGGCGCCCGGGCGGACGCCTGGGTCGGCGCGCTGCTCGCGGAGGACCTGGTCTGA